The window CCGGTTCCACCGATCCGGGCGCGCAGGAAGCTACCTATGAAGAGCCGAACTACTACTACGATTTCGACGACATCCTCATCCCCAAAGAGATCTCCTACGTTGAAGACCAGTCCTACAAGCTGGACAACGCCAAGTTCCGCGCAGCCATCATGAAGTTCAAGGGCCGCGTTGAAGTGCTGGAACTGGTCCAGTTCTTCGTCAACAACATGGCCAAGGACAACTGGACTCTGGTTTCCAACAACAAGGCCGGCAAGCTGTCCGTCCTGAATTTCGAAAAGTTCAACAAGAGCTGCGTCATCCAGGTTGACGACAGCTTCGGTTCCGCCACCACCACCATCATCGCAGTGGAAGTGAAGGACGGCGCAACCGCCAAGAAGTAGTTATGCAGCAGCATTATCAATTCGCCGGGTTCATGGGCAAACGGGTCCACCTCGGTGTCACCGGATCCATTGCCGCATACAAGGCGCTTGATCTGGTGCGGTCATACCTCGCGGCCGACTGTCTGGTCTCCGCGACCCTGACCGACTCCTGTACCAAATTCATCCAGGGCCTCAGTTTTGAGGCCCTGGGCGCTTCTCCCGTATACTCGGACATGTTTGACGCGCGCGGCGATTCGGCCTTCGATCATCTCGAGCCCGGTCAGATTGCCGACGTCATGGTCATTGCTCCGGCCTCGGCCAACACCATGGCCAAGCTCGCGTTCGGTATGGCTGACGACATGCTCTCCTGTCAGGCTCTCGCCTTTGCCGGACCTAAGATTATCGCTCCGGCCATGAACCCGCGTATGTGGGACAACCCGGCTACTCAACGCAACTGGGAAATGCTTGGCGACCTCGGCTTCATTCGTATCCAGCCCGGCTGTGGGAAGGTGGCGTGCGGCGACACCGGAGACGGACGCTTTGCTCCCACCGAAGAAATTTTGACTGCCACCCTCAAGGCCCTTAGTCCGCAGGATCTGGCCGGTAAGAAGGTGATGGTCACTCTTGGACCCACTCGCGAGCCGTGGGATGCGGTCCGCTTCTGGTCCAATCCTTCCAGCGGCACCATGGGCGCATGCATTGCCATGGCCGCTTATTTACGTGGCGCCGACGTCACCGTGGTGGCTGGTCCCACCGCATTGGAATTTCCTGCCGGGGTAGGTGTGGTCTCCGTGACCACGGCCCAGCAGATGTATGACGCCTGTATGGATCTGTGGCCTTCCATGGACATCGGATGCTGTACTGCGGCCGTGGCCGATTATCGTCCCAAGCCGTTTGGCGACCATAAGTTCAAGAAGGGCGGTTCTGGCGATGACGGTATCACTGTCGAGTTTGAACCGAACCATGACATCCTCAAGACCATGGGCGGCATGAAGACCGATAGCCAGAAGCTCATCGGTTTTGCTGCTGAGACAAATGACATTAAGGCCAATGCCGAGGGCAAGCTTCAGCGCAAGAATCTCGACCTCATCGCTGCCAACGACATCTCGAAAGAGGGTAGCGGGTTCGGTGTCGGCACCAACCAGATGTATGTGCTGGACAAGGCTGGACGAAAGGAAATGTGGCCGCAACTGGCCAAAAACGAAGTGGCGTGGCGTTTATGGGATCACCTTCTTCTCGACTAGACATAGACGAGCAGTATCGCCCGTGGGTTGATTCCGGGCTGGAGTTCCTCTTTGCTCCCGGCCACGCACAGGCTGGCATCGGGACAGGGCGGAGTGCGTCCGCTCGTCAGCAACAGCAGTACCAGCCCCCGCAGCGTCCTCAGATGCAGCAGGGGGGTGGAATGCAGCAGCGTCCACCGTACCAGCAGCAGAATCAGGCTCCATCTCAGCAACAGGCTCAGCCGCCTGTGCAGCAGCAAGTTCAACAACAGGCTCCGCCGCCCAGACCGCAACAAGCTCCCCAACAGGGGCAGCGGATGCAACAGCCTACAGCGCAGCAATTTTCCCAGCAGCCTGTTGAAGCAGCCCGAGCCGCCCATGCTCAGCCGCCGACCAAAGTCCAGCTTCCTGAGCCGTGGAATAAATTTTACCAAGTCATCTCTCAGCGTGTCTCTGCGCCCAAGGTGGTTTGCACCTATATGGAACTCGGCTTCGATCTTGGCGGTCAGTCCGACCCGCGCCGCCGGTCCGTGTTGCAGAACACTTTGACGCACCACCTCAAGTGGCCCCCCGGCACCGCCGCCTTCTGGCCCATGTCCGCCGTGGTGAATGGAGCGCTTCAGCCCAACCGTGAAATGTTCTGGCGCGGATGGGAAATCTGGCGCACGCCTTACATCGCTGTTTTTGGTGATGAGGCGCTTCGGGTGATTCATCCTGACGCGCAACCCGGAAGCACAACATACCTCTACAACGACGTCACCATCTTCGTTGTACCTCCCCTTGCCAAGCTGGTGACCATGTTGCCGCACGAGCAGCAATTCGCCACCGAAGGGTTGTCCGCAATCAGAATTTCATAGCGAGCAAAATTGTTCGTCTATGTAAATGTAATGGCTCTTGGGCCATTTTTTGTTTTCACTCACAGATTTTAACACATTATTCCTCTCCTTTTTCCGATGTGGCTGTTTTTCGCTCAAAAACAGCCCAAATATTGATTTTGTGGCCTCAGACAGGTCGTTTGTCGACTTTTCAAGAACATTGCCTTCTAAGCACTCTGACGCAGCGGTGCCTGCAAACCATTGATACACAAGGCCTCCCGTAGTGTGAGGGTGAAAGTTGACGATAGGATGCTCATATTTGTGCAACTATATTGTGATCTACTTCACAACTTGCGTTTACCTATGGGTCTGGAGTAAGGGATAGCCTCGAACATCAAGACGACCTATACGGTCCTATAATATTTTCAGGACCGGGATCATACTTTACCACGATCTCTTCGGATCGTGACACCATCATGAGGGAACATACCAACATGAAAATTCTCGTTACCGGCGCAGCCGGATTCATTGGCTTTCATCTTTCCAGACGCCTCACCGCCGAAGGGCACGAAGTTGTCGGACTCGATAACCTCGATCCGTATTACGATGTGAATCTCAAGAAGGCCCGTTTGGCCATTCTGGAGCAGAGCTCCAAATTCAAGCATGTGAACATCAGCCTGCAGGACGCACTGCCCATGGCTGAACTGTTCAAGTCTGAGAAGTTTACTCACGTTGTGAACCTGGCAGCTCAGGCTGGCGTTCGTTACTCCATCGAGAACCCCATGTCCTACGTGAATTCCAACCTCGTTGGTTATGCCAATGTTTTGGAAGGGTGCCGCCACAATGATGTTGAGCACCTCGTGTACGCCTCGAGCAGCTCTGTTTATGGCATGAACACCAAGATGCCCCTGAATCCGCATGAGGGCGTCAATCACCCCATGAGCCTGTATGCTGCCACCAAGAAGTCCAATGAGATGATGGCTCACTCGTACAGCAACCTGTACGACCTGCCTACCACTGGCCTGCGCTTCTTCACCGTGTACGGTCCCTGGGGCCGTCCTGATATGGCTCTCTTTTTGTTCACCAAGAATATTATTGAAGAGAAGCCCATCAATGTTTTCAACCACGGCAAGATGCGCCGCGACTTCACGTACATCGACGACATCGTTGAAGGCGTGATCCGCGTAACCAAGCGTACCGCCGTACCCAACCCAAATTGGGATGGAGACAATCCGGATCCCTGCACCAGTAAGGTTCCGTTCCAGATCTACAACATCGGCAACAACTCTGTTGTCGAGCTTTCTCGCTACATCGAAGTAATCGAGGAAGTCGTGGGCAAGAAGGCTATCTGTAACTACATGGATATGCAGCCTGGTGACGTTCCGGCCACCGAAGCCAATGTTGATGATCTCATGAACGACGTCGGATTCAAGCCTGACACCACCATTGAAGTCGGCATCAAGAACTTCATCGATTGGTACCGTGAGTACTACAACGTGTAGTCACAGGGCAGAGTGATGATCGAGCTAATAATGCATTGATCATCCCTGACACTCAGATGAGCACTCGAACGGGGCGGATTTTCCGCCCCGTTTTTCATTTTTTCGACTTTTTCACACTTTTTCTGTGCACGTGTCTTGCGATCATTTTCATTTCAGCCTACGAACATGATGTGCTCACCGCGAATTGTTTCACGTGAAACATTAGGTAGGGTGAGCAGGATTGTTTCACGTGAAACATTCAAAATTTTCATCCAAAGTGTGCAAGTGAGGGTCCTGTGGCGAGAAGAATCGTTGTAGCGAATCAGAAGGGCGGGGTGGGTAAAACCACGACGTCGGTTAATCTGGCTGCCTCGTTGGCTGTGATGGAAAAGAAGGTGCTGCTGGTGGATTGCGATCCCCAGGGTAACGCTTCCAGTGGGCTTGGTTTTTACCCCTCAGATCAGAGAGAGAACATCTATACTGTTCTGTTTGATCCAAAGAAAATCCATAAGGCAATCTGTGAGACAGACGTGCCGTTTCTGGATTTACTGCCCGGCACTCAGGATCTCGTGGGTGCTGAGATCGAACTGGTGGATAAGTTTGGGCGCGAGCATTACCTGCGTGAGCTGCTTGAAGAAGTGGACGCCGAGTACGATTTCATCCTCATCGATTGTCCGCCGTCTCTGGGGCTGCTGACAGTCAATGCTTTGTGCGCTGCAAAGGAACTTTTAGTGCCGCTCCAGTGTGAGTATTACGCTTTGGAAGGCATTGCGCAGTTGCTCATGACGTACGAACTGGTGCGCAAGCGCCTCAACACCGACCTCGGTATGCTGGGTGTGGTGCTGACCATGTACGACTCCCGCAACAGGCTCTCCTGGCAGGTCAAGCATGAGGTCAGAAAGGCCTTCCCACAGCACCTGTTCGAGACCATCATCCCGAGAAATGTGCGACTTTCCGAGGCTCCGAGCTTTGGTAAGCCCGTGATCAACTACGATATCAAATCCAAGGGTGCTGAGGCGTATCTGCAACTGGCCCAGGAAGTGGCCAAAAGCACGGTAGCCTAGGTCCTGCCTGTTTCGAAAGGGTAGGGTTGTTCTTTCAAAATAATGATCACCACGGCGTGAGCCATAGTGATCATTGTGA of the Pseudodesulfovibrio sp. zrk46 genome contains:
- a CDS encoding NAD-dependent epimerase, with the protein product MKILVTGAAGFIGFHLSRRLTAEGHEVVGLDNLDPYYDVNLKKARLAILEQSSKFKHVNISLQDALPMAELFKSEKFTHVVNLAAQAGVRYSIENPMSYVNSNLVGYANVLEGCRHNDVEHLVYASSSSVYGMNTKMPLNPHEGVNHPMSLYAATKKSNEMMAHSYSNLYDLPTTGLRFFTVYGPWGRPDMALFLFTKNIIEEKPINVFNHGKMRRDFTYIDDIVEGVIRVTKRTAVPNPNWDGDNPDPCTSKVPFQIYNIGNNSVVELSRYIEVIEEVVGKKAICNYMDMQPGDVPATEANVDDLMNDVGFKPDTTIEVGIKNFIDWYREYYNV
- a CDS encoding AAA family ATPase, with the protein product MARRIVVANQKGGVGKTTTSVNLAASLAVMEKKVLLVDCDPQGNASSGLGFYPSDQRENIYTVLFDPKKIHKAICETDVPFLDLLPGTQDLVGAEIELVDKFGREHYLRELLEEVDAEYDFILIDCPPSLGLLTVNALCAAKELLVPLQCEYYALEGIAQLLMTYELVRKRLNTDLGMLGVVLTMYDSRNRLSWQVKHEVRKAFPQHLFETIIPRNVRLSEAPSFGKPVINYDIKSKGAEAYLQLAQEVAKSTVA
- the coaBC gene encoding bifunctional phosphopantothenoylcysteine decarboxylase/phosphopantothenate--cysteine ligase CoaBC, with the protein product MQQHYQFAGFMGKRVHLGVTGSIAAYKALDLVRSYLAADCLVSATLTDSCTKFIQGLSFEALGASPVYSDMFDARGDSAFDHLEPGQIADVMVIAPASANTMAKLAFGMADDMLSCQALAFAGPKIIAPAMNPRMWDNPATQRNWEMLGDLGFIRIQPGCGKVACGDTGDGRFAPTEEILTATLKALSPQDLAGKKVMVTLGPTREPWDAVRFWSNPSSGTMGACIAMAAYLRGADVTVVAGPTALEFPAGVGVVSVTTAQQMYDACMDLWPSMDIGCCTAAVADYRPKPFGDHKFKKGGSGDDGITVEFEPNHDILKTMGGMKTDSQKLIGFAAETNDIKANAEGKLQRKNLDLIAANDISKEGSGFGVGTNQMYVLDKAGRKEMWPQLAKNEVAWRLWDHLLLD